Proteins encoded by one window of Pseudomonas sp. PSKL.D1:
- a CDS encoding ProQ/FinO family protein, which yields MGFEQLAALRDRLRAEKEQTKAERPPQVKRKPAAQAKPREQDPAVAAIWPLQKHFPLAFPVNPAPKVPLKEGIFKDAEQHLELLGITAEQLKLGISTWCRGARYWASMVEGAARLDLNGQAAGTVTAAQAQYAKQQAFKQRGQERRNRAKAKASVAAPVGDGAVEQVAD from the coding sequence ATGGGTTTTGAACAACTAGCAGCACTCCGTGACCGCCTGCGGGCTGAAAAAGAGCAAACCAAGGCCGAGCGCCCACCCCAGGTGAAGCGCAAGCCCGCTGCACAGGCCAAGCCCCGTGAGCAGGATCCGGCGGTGGCAGCGATCTGGCCATTGCAGAAGCATTTCCCCTTGGCCTTCCCGGTCAACCCGGCGCCCAAGGTTCCCCTGAAGGAAGGCATTTTCAAGGACGCCGAGCAACACCTGGAGCTGCTCGGCATCACCGCTGAACAACTCAAGCTCGGCATCTCCACCTGGTGCCGCGGCGCCCGGTACTGGGCAAGCATGGTTGAAGGTGCAGCGCGGCTGGACCTGAATGGGCAGGCAGCGGGCACGGTTACGGCGGCTCAGGCGCAGTATGCGAAGCAGCAGGCGTTCAAGCAGCGTGGGCAGGAGCGGCGTAATCGGGCGAAGGCGAAGGCGAGTGTTGCGGCGCCGGTGGGCGATGGTGCTGTGGAGCAGGTTGCGGACTGA
- a CDS encoding TusE/DsrC/DsvC family sulfur relay protein — protein MSTLTVGDQSIALDKDGFLVDLQDWSQPVAEALAERESIALTPEHWEILDVLRQFYAEYQLSPATRPLIKYTALKLGADKGNSPHLNRLFNGTPAKLAAKLAGLPKPTNCI, from the coding sequence ATGAGCACCCTGACTGTCGGCGATCAGTCGATCGCACTGGACAAAGACGGCTTTCTGGTTGACCTGCAAGACTGGTCCCAGCCCGTGGCCGAGGCGCTGGCTGAACGCGAAAGCATTGCCCTGACGCCCGAGCATTGGGAAATCCTCGACGTGCTGCGCCAGTTCTATGCCGAGTACCAGCTGTCGCCGGCCACCCGTCCGCTGATCAAGTACACCGCGCTCAAGCTGGGCGCGGACAAGGGCAACAGCCCGCACCTCAACCGCCTGTTCAACGGCACGCCCGCCAAACTTGCCGCCAAGCTGGCGGGCCTGCCAAAGCCGACCAATTGCATATGA
- the tusD gene encoding sulfurtransferase complex subunit TusD, giving the protein MKFALAVFSPAHAPSSRRALRFAEAVLASGHEIARLFFYQDGVHSASANVVAPQDEQDIAAQWRAFITAHQLDAVVCIAAALRRGVLDEAEASRYQRPAVNLPKPWELSGLGQLHEAAQMADRLVCFGGD; this is encoded by the coding sequence ATGAAATTCGCCCTCGCGGTTTTTTCCCCGGCCCATGCGCCCTCTTCGCGCCGCGCCCTGCGCTTTGCCGAGGCGGTGCTGGCCAGCGGGCACGAGATTGCCCGGCTGTTCTTCTATCAGGACGGCGTGCACAGCGCCTCGGCCAATGTGGTCGCCCCTCAGGATGAACAGGACATCGCTGCCCAATGGCGCGCATTCATTACCGCGCACCAGCTTGACGCCGTGGTGTGCATCGCCGCTGCCCTGCGCCGTGGTGTGCTGGATGAAGCCGAAGCCAGCCGCTATCAGCGCCCGGCGGTAAACCTGCCCAAGCCTTGGGAGCTGTCGGGCCTGGGTCAATTGCACGAAGCGGCGCAAATGGCCGATCGGCTTGTCTGCTTTGGAGGCGACTGA
- a CDS encoding bestrophin family protein, whose amino-acid sequence MEAALAKKWKCLARTITYVGWALFWLLLWDVAVTLDAMLVAGYGFELPLMPLTLLCSALVVLISFRNSSAYNRWWEARTLWGSMVNSSRSYGRQVLTLIDDDQHANPVKARLIQRHVAYLQALRMHLQGKRDISVLAPLLSDHDLQLLTSASNLPNDILSGSAEIIAREFQEGRLDSIRLARLESTLVDISNWQGGMERIANTPLPYPYTYFPRIFSTLFCVIMPLSLVPSLGWFTPVVSTVVGCMLLAMERIGTDLQAPFGHGQHSIRTHEFCRNIEKNLQSMFNSPERGVLSLTPCVAMEGQR is encoded by the coding sequence ATGGAAGCTGCACTGGCGAAGAAATGGAAATGCCTGGCTCGGACAATCACGTATGTGGGTTGGGCGCTGTTCTGGCTATTGCTGTGGGACGTCGCCGTCACGCTGGATGCGATGCTCGTGGCGGGCTACGGGTTCGAGCTGCCATTGATGCCCCTGACACTGCTGTGTTCAGCGCTGGTGGTGCTGATCAGTTTCCGCAACTCCAGCGCTTACAACCGCTGGTGGGAAGCACGCACATTGTGGGGGTCGATGGTCAACAGTTCGAGAAGCTATGGCCGCCAGGTGCTGACGCTGATCGACGATGACCAGCACGCCAATCCGGTCAAGGCCCGGCTTATTCAGCGTCACGTAGCTTACCTGCAGGCTTTGCGGATGCATCTTCAAGGGAAACGGGACATCTCTGTATTAGCGCCGCTGCTGTCCGACCACGACCTGCAACTGCTCACCTCAGCGAGCAATTTACCAAACGACATCCTCAGCGGCTCCGCAGAGATCATCGCCCGGGAGTTTCAGGAAGGCCGCCTGGACAGCATCCGCCTGGCCCGCCTTGAGTCCACGTTGGTCGATATCTCAAACTGGCAAGGCGGAATGGAACGGATTGCCAATACGCCACTCCCCTACCCGTATACCTACTTCCCCAGGATATTCAGCACCCTGTTTTGCGTGATCATGCCGCTCAGCCTGGTGCCCTCCTTGGGCTGGTTCACCCCAGTCGTCTCCACGGTGGTAGGTTGCATGCTGCTGGCCATGGAGCGAATTGGCACCGACCTGCAAGCACCATTCGGGCATGGCCAGCACAGCATTCGTACTCATGAGTTTTGCCGGAACATCGAGAAGAATCTTCAGTCGATGTTCAACTCACCGGAGCGTGGGGTGTTGTCGCTGACGCCGTGCGTTGCTATGGAAGGGCAGCGCTGA
- the tusB gene encoding sulfurtransferase complex subunit TusB produces the protein MPTLHVISHSPFGDDRLGSCLRLLGSDDALLLCGDAVYALRDGAETQQQLQNAKLEQRLFALDEDLQARAIISSLANAVDYQAFVALSLQYDKVNSWL, from the coding sequence ATGCCAACCCTGCATGTGATATCCCACTCCCCCTTTGGCGATGATCGCCTGGGCAGCTGCCTGCGCCTGCTGGGCAGCGACGATGCCTTGCTGCTGTGTGGCGATGCCGTGTACGCCCTGCGCGACGGTGCCGAAACGCAGCAGCAACTGCAAAACGCCAAGCTTGAACAGCGCCTGTTTGCCTTGGACGAAGACCTGCAAGCCCGCGCCATCATCAGCAGCCTGGCCAACGCCGTGGACTATCAGGCATTCGTTGCCCTGTCGCTGCAGTACGACAAGGTGAACAGCTGGCTATGA
- a CDS encoding Bax inhibitor-1/YccA family protein, which produces MREQDYAVHHGQQVEQQEVSKVLRNTYSLLALTLAFSGVMAFVAQQMRVGYPNIFVVLIGFYGLFFLTNKLRDSAWGLVSTFALTGFMGFILGPILNRYLGMAGGAEVVSSAFAMTALVFGGLSAYVLITRKDMSFLSGFITAGFFVLLGAVVASFFFQISGLQLAISAGFVLFSSVCILFQTSAIIHGGERNYIMATISLYVSIYNLFVSLLQLFGIMSSDD; this is translated from the coding sequence ATGCGCGAACAGGATTATGCCGTTCACCACGGCCAGCAGGTCGAGCAGCAGGAGGTCAGCAAGGTCCTGCGCAACACGTACAGCCTGCTGGCGCTCACCCTCGCCTTCAGCGGTGTCATGGCCTTCGTGGCCCAGCAGATGCGTGTCGGGTACCCGAACATCTTCGTGGTGCTGATCGGCTTCTATGGTCTGTTCTTCCTCACCAACAAGCTGCGTGACTCGGCGTGGGGCCTGGTGTCCACCTTCGCCCTCACCGGCTTCATGGGCTTCATCCTCGGCCCTATCCTCAACCGCTACCTCGGCATGGCCGGTGGCGCGGAAGTGGTCAGCTCGGCGTTTGCCATGACCGCACTGGTATTCGGTGGCTTGTCGGCGTACGTGCTGATTACCCGCAAGGACATGAGCTTCCTCAGCGGCTTCATCACTGCTGGCTTCTTCGTGCTGCTGGGCGCCGTGGTGGCGAGCTTCTTTTTCCAGATCAGCGGCCTGCAACTGGCAATCAGCGCTGGCTTCGTGCTGTTCTCGTCGGTGTGCATCCTGTTCCAGACCAGCGCGATCATCCACGGTGGCGAACGTAACTACATCATGGCGACCATCAGCCTGTATGTGTCGATCTACAACCTGTTTGTGAGCCTGCTGCAGCTGTTTGGCATCATGAGCAGCGACGACTGA
- a CDS encoding nucleobase:cation symporter-2 family protein, which yields MSSHEHSPGATAPANELVLGLEDKPRLTIGLLAALQHLLAIIVPIVTPGLLICQALGVSARDTNLIVSMSLVISGIATFVQCKRFGPFGAGLLIVQGTSFNFVGPLIAGGALMVKQGTPVESVMAAIFGVVIAGSFVEMGVSRILPFVKRLITPLVTGIVVLMIGLTLIKVGLISMGGGFGAMANGTFANGENLLLSGVVLAIIVLLNRIPVVWMRSCAIVIALAVGYALAGYLGRLDFTGMHEAALFQVPMPLHFGLGFSWALFIPMLVIYLVTSLEAIGDVTATSKVSREPVEGPVWMQRIKGGVLVNGANSLLAGVFNTFPSSIFAQNNGVIQLTGIASRHIGIWIAVMLVVLGLFPSVAGVIQAVPEPVLGGAAMVMFGAVAASGINILASTRLDRRALLIIAVSLALGLGVAQVPEFLAHMPAAIRNVLESGVATGGICALVLNWFLPESKEHA from the coding sequence ATGAGCTCACACGAACACAGCCCAGGCGCGACGGCGCCTGCCAACGAACTGGTACTCGGCCTTGAGGACAAACCTCGGTTGACAATCGGCCTGTTGGCAGCGCTGCAACACCTGCTGGCGATCATCGTGCCCATCGTTACCCCCGGCCTGCTGATCTGCCAGGCGCTGGGTGTTTCGGCGCGCGATACCAACCTGATCGTGTCGATGTCGCTGGTCATTTCCGGGATTGCCACCTTCGTACAGTGCAAGCGTTTCGGGCCGTTCGGCGCGGGGCTGCTGATTGTTCAGGGCACCAGCTTCAACTTTGTCGGCCCGCTGATTGCCGGCGGCGCGTTGATGGTCAAGCAGGGCACGCCGGTCGAAAGCGTCATGGCGGCGATCTTCGGTGTGGTCATTGCCGGCTCGTTCGTTGAAATGGGCGTTTCGCGCATCCTGCCGTTCGTCAAACGCCTGATCACCCCACTGGTAACCGGCATCGTGGTGCTGATGATCGGCCTGACGCTGATCAAGGTCGGCCTGATCAGCATGGGCGGCGGCTTTGGCGCCATGGCCAATGGCACCTTCGCCAACGGCGAAAACCTGCTGCTGTCGGGCGTGGTCCTGGCGATCATCGTCCTCCTCAACCGAATTCCGGTGGTTTGGATGCGCAGCTGTGCCATCGTCATCGCGCTGGCCGTGGGCTATGCGCTGGCGGGCTACCTTGGCCGCCTGGACTTCACCGGCATGCACGAGGCCGCGCTGTTCCAGGTGCCGATGCCTCTGCACTTTGGCCTGGGCTTCTCCTGGGCACTGTTCATCCCGATGCTGGTGATTTACCTGGTGACGTCGCTGGAAGCCATTGGCGATGTCACGGCCACCAGCAAGGTATCGCGCGAGCCAGTAGAGGGCCCGGTGTGGATGCAGCGCATCAAGGGCGGCGTATTGGTTAACGGCGCCAACTCGCTGCTGGCCGGTGTGTTCAACACGTTCCCGAGCTCGATCTTTGCGCAGAACAACGGCGTGATTCAGCTGACCGGCATTGCCAGCCGCCACATCGGCATCTGGATTGCCGTGATGCTGGTGGTGCTGGGCCTGTTCCCGAGCGTTGCCGGTGTGATCCAGGCCGTGCCTGAGCCGGTACTGGGCGGTGCCGCCATGGTGATGTTTGGCGCAGTCGCTGCGTCGGGTATCAACATTCTGGCCAGCACCCGCCTCGACCGCCGCGCCCTGCTGATCATTGCCGTGTCGCTGGCGCTGGGCCTGGGTGTGGCGCAGGTACCTGAGTTCCTGGCGCACATGCCAGCCGCCATCCGCAATGTGCTGGAGTCGGGCGTAGCCACCGGCGGCATCTGTGCGCTGGTGCTGAACTGGTTCCTGCCCGAGAGCAAGGAACACGCCTGA
- a CDS encoding glycosyl transferase family protein: protein MTDVSPLTLQTPAEHPFAEFVRILGKGKRGARGLTREEARTAMALLMEGKVEDTQLGAFLMLLRHKEESADELAGFTEAVRAHLHAPAIKVDLDWPTYAGKKRHLPWYLLAAKCLANNGVRILLHGGGAHTAGRMYTEQLLALLEIPLCRGWPAVSQALDQHQLAFAPLQDWAPQLQRMIDLRNTLGLRSPIHSLARVLNPLNARCGLQSIFHPGYQAVHREASRLLGDHAVVIKGDGGEIEVNPDVISHLYGTAGGEAWDEEWPALSERRHVKPASLQPEQLLAVWHGEAEDSYGEMAVVATMALALRGLGQNREQAFSSARGYWAARNQSNK, encoded by the coding sequence ATGACCGACGTTAGCCCGCTCACCCTGCAAACCCCTGCCGAACACCCGTTCGCCGAGTTCGTGCGTATCCTGGGCAAAGGCAAACGCGGCGCCCGCGGCCTCACCCGCGAAGAAGCCCGCACCGCCATGGCCCTGCTGATGGAAGGCAAGGTCGAGGACACTCAGCTCGGCGCCTTCCTGATGCTGCTGCGGCACAAGGAAGAGAGCGCCGACGAGCTGGCCGGCTTCACCGAAGCCGTGCGCGCTCACCTGCACGCGCCCGCGATCAAGGTCGACCTCGACTGGCCCACCTATGCGGGCAAGAAGCGCCACCTGCCGTGGTACTTGCTGGCCGCCAAATGCCTGGCCAACAATGGCGTGCGCATCCTGCTGCATGGCGGCGGCGCGCATACCGCCGGGCGTATGTATACCGAACAACTGCTGGCCTTGCTGGAGATCCCGCTGTGCCGCGGCTGGCCAGCCGTCAGCCAGGCGCTTGACCAGCACCAGCTGGCCTTTGCCCCGCTGCAAGACTGGGCGCCGCAACTGCAACGCATGATCGACCTGCGCAACACCCTGGGCCTTCGCTCGCCCATTCACTCGCTGGCACGGGTGCTCAACCCGCTGAATGCACGCTGCGGCCTGCAAAGCATCTTCCACCCCGGCTACCAGGCCGTGCACCGCGAGGCCAGCCGCCTGCTCGGTGATCATGCCGTGGTAATCAAGGGCGATGGCGGCGAGATCGAGGTCAACCCCGATGTCATCAGCCATCTGTATGGCACAGCAGGCGGCGAAGCCTGGGACGAGGAATGGCCAGCCCTCAGCGAGCGCCGCCACGTGAAGCCGGCAAGCCTGCAGCCAGAGCAATTGCTGGCGGTGTGGCATGGCGAGGCGGAAGACAGCTACGGCGAAATGGCCGTGGTGGCAACCATGGCCCTTGCCCTGCGCGGCCTGGGCCAAAACCGCGAGCAAGCCTTCAGCAGCGCGCGCGGTTACTGGGCCGCACGCAACCAATCGAATAAGTAG
- a CDS encoding tellurite resistance TerB family protein produces the protein MNTSDLLEQLLRAGQGSQAQQGRGGMPSQDGLGGLLGGLLGGGNASGGGAGLGGLLGGLLGGGNAGGATQGRTAGGMNYAALASLGMMAFQAFQSWQRSQAAAAPQQAVRTVDQLAGPEAEQHSHAILRALIAAAKADGRIDPQEEQLIYAEIKRHTSDPQLQQWLDDEVGKPLDAAEVAQSAQDPAMAAEMYLASVMLVDDQQPAERAYLDDLASALQIDPTLQVHLEQQAKSVA, from the coding sequence ATGAACACCAGTGATCTACTCGAACAACTGCTTCGGGCCGGGCAAGGCTCGCAAGCGCAGCAAGGGCGCGGTGGCATGCCATCGCAAGACGGCTTGGGCGGCTTGCTGGGCGGCCTGCTCGGGGGCGGCAACGCAAGCGGTGGCGGCGCTGGCCTTGGCGGGTTACTCGGTGGCCTGCTGGGGGGCGGTAACGCGGGCGGCGCCACCCAGGGGCGCACCGCAGGCGGGATGAACTACGCCGCGCTGGCGTCATTGGGCATGATGGCGTTCCAGGCCTTTCAAAGCTGGCAGCGCAGCCAGGCTGCGGCCGCCCCGCAGCAGGCCGTGCGTACCGTCGATCAGCTGGCTGGCCCCGAGGCCGAGCAGCACAGCCACGCCATTTTGCGTGCACTGATTGCGGCGGCCAAGGCTGACGGGCGCATCGACCCGCAGGAAGAACAGCTGATCTACGCTGAAATCAAGCGCCACACCAGCGACCCGCAACTGCAGCAATGGCTGGATGACGAAGTCGGCAAGCCACTGGATGCAGCCGAGGTGGCGCAGTCGGCCCAGGACCCGGCCATGGCAGCGGAAATGTACCTCGCCAGCGTGATGCTGGTGGATGACCAGCAGCCCGCCGAACGGGCCTACCTTGACGACCTGGCCAGCGCCCTGCAGATCGACCCGACGTTGCAGGTGCACCTGGAACAACAGGCCAAAAGCGTTGCCTGA
- the tusC gene encoding sulfurtransferase complex subunit TusC: MAKSMLIISRQAPWNGPSAREALDIALAGGAFDLPLAMLFLDDGVLQLASGQQPGAVQQKDLAANLQALPMFGVEELFACQTSLQRRGLAPDALALPVEALDDAALKALIARFDQVVTL, encoded by the coding sequence ATGGCCAAATCCATGTTGATCATCAGCCGCCAGGCGCCGTGGAATGGCCCGTCCGCCCGCGAAGCGCTGGACATCGCTTTGGCTGGCGGCGCGTTCGACCTGCCGTTGGCGATGCTGTTCCTTGATGACGGTGTACTGCAACTCGCCTCCGGCCAACAGCCCGGCGCCGTGCAACAAAAAGACCTCGCCGCCAACCTGCAGGCACTGCCCATGTTCGGTGTCGAGGAGCTGTTCGCCTGCCAAACCAGCCTGCAACGCCGCGGCCTTGCCCCCGATGCCCTGGCGCTGCCAGTGGAGGCACTGGACGATGCCGCCCTCAAGGCCCTGATTGCCCGTTTCGACCAAGTGGTGACGCTCTGA
- a CDS encoding PepSY domain-containing protein yields MKAMTRLFTGLALVGAMGATSAWADTPGADWKVNKDQAEATLKGAGYTQITKIEADDGHWEGEGLKADGKRYEFQVDPHDGKIIKDELDN; encoded by the coding sequence ATGAAAGCGATGACTCGACTGTTCACTGGCCTTGCATTGGTTGGTGCCATGGGGGCTACTTCTGCATGGGCTGATACGCCCGGTGCTGACTGGAAGGTGAACAAGGATCAGGCTGAGGCCACCTTGAAAGGCGCAGGCTACACCCAGATCACCAAGATCGAAGCCGACGATGGCCACTGGGAAGGCGAGGGCCTCAAGGCCGATGGCAAACGATACGAATTCCAGGTTGATCCGCACGACGGCAAGATCATCAAGGATGAACTGGATAACTGA
- a CDS encoding glutathione S-transferase family protein — MGLLIDGRWHDQWYENGKDGTFKRENAQRRNQLPAPEAGRYHLYVSLACPWAHRTLIVRALKGLEPLIDVSVVSWLMQEHGWTFDQEQGSSGDHLDALQYLHQRYTQDDPHYTGRVTVPVLWDKQEKRIVNNESSEIIRIFNSAFDELTGNTLDLYPEPLRPLVDELNARIYPAVNNGVYRAGFATTQAAYEAAFDEVFNELDYLEGLLGRNRYLAGEYLTEADVRLFTTLVRFDAVYHGHFKCNLRRLSDYPNLSNWLRELYQWPGVAQTVNMEHIQKHYYMSHKTINPTGIVPKGPLQDFTQPHDRARLPGKGIWGSN, encoded by the coding sequence ATGGGCCTTTTGATCGACGGCCGCTGGCATGACCAGTGGTACGAAAACGGCAAGGACGGCACCTTCAAGCGCGAGAACGCCCAGCGCCGTAATCAACTGCCCGCCCCCGAGGCCGGCCGCTACCACCTGTACGTGTCGCTGGCCTGCCCATGGGCCCACCGCACCCTGATCGTGCGCGCACTCAAAGGCCTGGAGCCGTTGATCGATGTGTCGGTGGTCAGCTGGCTCATGCAGGAACACGGCTGGACGTTCGATCAAGAGCAAGGCTCCAGCGGCGACCACCTCGATGCCCTGCAGTACCTGCACCAGCGCTACACGCAGGATGACCCGCATTACACCGGGCGCGTTACCGTACCCGTGCTGTGGGACAAGCAGGAAAAACGCATCGTCAACAACGAATCGTCCGAAATCATCCGCATCTTCAACAGCGCCTTCGACGAGCTGACCGGCAATACGCTGGACCTCTACCCCGAACCGCTGCGCCCCCTTGTCGATGAACTCAACGCCCGCATCTATCCGGCAGTGAACAACGGCGTGTACCGCGCAGGCTTTGCCACCACGCAAGCGGCCTACGAGGCGGCATTCGACGAGGTGTTCAACGAACTGGATTACCTGGAAGGCTTGCTAGGCCGCAACCGCTACCTGGCCGGCGAATACCTGACCGAAGCCGACGTGCGCCTGTTCACCACCCTGGTGCGCTTCGATGCCGTTTACCACGGCCACTTCAAATGCAACCTGCGGCGCCTGAGCGACTACCCCAACCTGTCCAACTGGCTGCGCGAACTGTACCAGTGGCCGGGTGTGGCGCAGACGGTGAACATGGAGCACATCCAGAAGCACTATTACATGAGCCACAAGACCATCAACCCCACCGGGATCGTGCCCAAGGGCCCGCTGCAGGACTTCACCCAGCCCCACGACCGGGCACGTCTGCCAGGCAAGGGCATCTGGGGCAGCAACTGA
- a CDS encoding YkvA family protein → MIASLKTWARRLKSNLILLWLCLRQPHMPKLAWLVSLATVAYAFSPIDLIPDFIPVLGFVDDVILLPLGIALALRLIPPAMLAQCRPEAERLAGQKVVFKGRWVMAGAIVLAWAALMGWFISLV, encoded by the coding sequence ATGATCGCCTCACTCAAAACCTGGGCCCGCCGCCTGAAAAGCAACCTGATCCTATTGTGGCTGTGCCTGCGCCAGCCGCACATGCCAAAGCTGGCGTGGCTGGTGAGCCTGGCAACCGTGGCCTACGCCTTCAGCCCGATCGACTTGATCCCGGACTTCATCCCGGTGCTGGGGTTTGTGGATGATGTGATTCTGCTGCCTTTGGGCATTGCCCTGGCCTTGCGGCTGATCCCCCCGGCGATGCTCGCGCAGTGCCGGCCCGAGGCAGAGCGCCTGGCAGGTCAGAAGGTGGTGTTCAAGGGGCGGTGGGTGATGGCCGGCGCCATCGTGCTGGCGTGGGCGGCATTGATGGGTTGGTTTATCAGCCTGGTGTAA
- a CDS encoding ABC transporter substrate-binding protein, with product MTLATIRCAIWLMLLLCLPLHAATYPRTVTDLAGRQVTLQHAPQRILLQDSNDLLTLALLDRDNPLQRVIAWGNNLASSDPALWHVVAERWPQATHIRQVEFMQSGQIDIEGLLRTHPDLVIARLEAQPAIENTVLYSVLERLGIPLLYVDNEQDPLQHVPRSVALLGQALAREAQAQAYLTAYDQRLRTLLATAHGLPAPRVFVEARAGQAGTGGCCHTQGDSGWGLLVQHVGGINLGSQYLRSASADVALETLILSKPDLYLMTGTQRVRNGVTAIPFGYGASTADVHTALQRLMQRPGFAALAPAADACVQGLNHQFYNSVFNIVGAQWLAKLFWPQHFADLDPDHEYRQLIAEFTTLPARPFVFHGQACFANLDAP from the coding sequence ATGACGCTGGCCACCATCCGGTGTGCCATCTGGCTGATGCTACTGCTGTGCCTGCCACTGCACGCCGCCACCTACCCGCGCACCGTCACCGACCTGGCCGGGCGCCAGGTGACGCTGCAGCACGCCCCGCAGCGCATCTTGCTGCAAGACAGCAACGACCTGCTGACGCTCGCCCTGCTCGACCGCGACAACCCGCTGCAGCGGGTAATAGCCTGGGGTAACAACCTGGCCAGCTCCGACCCGGCGCTGTGGCACGTGGTGGCCGAGCGCTGGCCGCAAGCCACGCACATCCGCCAGGTCGAATTCATGCAAAGCGGCCAGATCGACATCGAAGGCCTGCTGCGCACCCACCCGGACCTGGTTATCGCACGCCTGGAGGCACAGCCCGCCATTGAAAACACCGTGCTGTACAGCGTGCTTGAACGGCTGGGCATCCCGCTGCTGTATGTCGACAACGAACAAGACCCGCTTCAGCACGTGCCGCGCAGCGTGGCACTGCTGGGCCAGGCGCTGGCCAGGGAAGCCCAGGCGCAGGCCTATCTGACGGCCTACGACCAGCGCCTGCGCACCCTGCTCGCAACCGCCCACGGGCTGCCCGCCCCCCGGGTGTTCGTCGAAGCACGGGCCGGCCAGGCCGGCACCGGTGGCTGCTGCCATACCCAGGGCGACAGCGGCTGGGGCTTGCTGGTGCAGCATGTCGGTGGCATCAACCTCGGCTCGCAGTACCTGCGCAGCGCCTCGGCAGACGTCGCGCTGGAAACGCTGATCCTCAGCAAACCCGACCTGTACCTGATGACCGGCACCCAACGCGTGCGCAATGGCGTGACGGCTATTCCGTTCGGCTACGGCGCCAGCACGGCCGACGTGCACACGGCCTTGCAAAGGCTGATGCAGCGGCCAGGCTTTGCGGCCCTGGCACCGGCAGCAGATGCCTGCGTGCAAGGCCTGAACCACCAGTTTTACAACAGCGTGTTCAACATCGTTGGGGCGCAGTGGCTGGCCAAACTGTTCTGGCCGCAGCATTTTGCCGACCTCGACCCGGACCACGAATACCGGCAGCTGATTGCCGAATTCACCACCCTGCCAGCCCGCCCGTTCGTGTTCCACGGGCAGGCCTGCTTCGCCAACCTGGATGCCCCATGA
- a CDS encoding ABC transporter ATP-binding protein — MSSLHVHDLTVGYKRNTVLHGITLPALAAGELVALVGPNGAGKSTLLRSLAGLLPSAHGSVRFDTLDLLRANRRERAQVLGFMPQALPDGIALSVLETLLGALRGGDPRAALGNARQQQERAYAVLERLGILHLALRPLDALSGGQRQMVSLAQAVIRQPRLLLLDEPTSALDLRYQNDVMATARSLADEGRLVIVVLHDLGLAARWADRLVVLQNGHLHAAGPPVHTLTPRMLAEVYRVQARVEACTQGRVQILVDGAVS; from the coding sequence ATGAGCAGCCTGCATGTGCACGACCTTACGGTGGGCTACAAGCGCAACACAGTGCTGCACGGCATCACCCTGCCTGCGTTGGCGGCAGGCGAACTGGTGGCGCTGGTAGGCCCGAACGGCGCGGGCAAGTCGACCTTGTTGCGCAGCCTTGCCGGCCTGCTGCCAAGTGCTCACGGGAGCGTACGCTTCGACACCCTCGACCTGCTGCGTGCCAACCGCCGCGAACGCGCACAGGTGCTTGGCTTCATGCCCCAGGCGCTGCCCGATGGCATTGCCCTGAGCGTGCTGGAAACCCTGCTCGGCGCCTTGCGTGGCGGTGACCCGCGCGCCGCGCTGGGCAATGCCCGCCAGCAGCAGGAACGCGCTTACGCCGTGCTGGAGAGGCTGGGCATTCTGCACCTTGCCTTGCGCCCGCTGGACGCGTTGTCGGGTGGGCAACGGCAGATGGTCAGCCTGGCCCAGGCCGTGATCCGCCAACCTCGCCTGCTGCTGCTCGACGAGCCCACCAGCGCGCTGGACCTGCGCTACCAGAACGATGTAATGGCCACGGCACGTTCACTGGCCGACGAAGGCCGGCTGGTCATTGTGGTGCTGCACGATCTGGGCCTGGCCGCACGCTGGGCCGACCGCTTGGTGGTACTGCAGAACGGGCACCTGCATGCCGCCGGCCCACCGGTGCATACCCTCACCCCGCGCATGCTGGCCGAGGTGTACCGAGTGCAGGCACGGGTGGAAGCCTGCACCCAAGGACGTGTGCAAATCCTCGTGGACGGGGCTGTGTCATGA